DNA sequence from the Cercospora beticola chromosome 8, complete sequence genome:
GTTCGGCACTCAGCATCGCCCTGAGCAGCAAAAGAACACCCGCAAGCCCCGCAAGAACTCTGCGAAGTCAAAGCGGACCGCTCGTCCATCGACTTGTGTCCCAGAAGAAGTCCATGCAGGCCCATCGTCAACTTCCCCAAATTTGCCATCGACCCCGTCTTACTGTGAGTCCGACGGCGGTGTGCCGCTCACCGACGAAACCGATCTTGCATACGGCAGCGATGGCGACAGTGACTACTTCCCGCGTGCTACCAAGAAGCAAGAGACACGCCGAGAGCCTCGCAATAAGCAAACCGGCAAGGGCAAAGGCAAGGCGTCAGATGGCCTGGAGCGACTCGCGCAAGCACTATCTGGCAGACCTCCCAAGAGATCAGAAGGCAAGGAGAGACTGACTGAAGCGATCTCTGGCAGACCTCGTAAGACGCCCAAAGACAAGTTCTCGCGACAGAAGGCAGCCATGGCGTACCGATTTGGCGAAGAGATCGGTCGTGCACTGGTCCGTGACGCGGGGTTGACTTCGGGAGAGGATGTCTGATGTGCGGCATGATGATTGCGACGTCGGAAAGGTTGGTAGTTGGAGAGAGGTCGAAGAGACCTGTGTTCGGCATCATGTGAATTGGATTTCACAAGCAGCTTGCACTTTGTTGACGTGAGATATTTTGGGTGGATACGGAAACTTCTCAACTCAATCATGACTTATTTGTATGTGCAATTCAGCCCAGTCGACACGACTGCAGCCAGATACAACATATGAACGGAGTACAAAAAGGTCATCCCTCTCACGACCCTCTGCCTCCCCAATGTTCTTGCAACCAACTCTCATCTCCAAAGCACTTCACTTCGGCTCCATCCCCACAATCCACCCCTTAACCTCCTCATAATCCTTACAAACATGCTTCGCATTCCACCCATCACTCCCCTTAATCCCATCCGGAAACGTCGTCGCCGCGCCCTCCAACGCCGTATCCCCGCAACACATAATCCCCTGTCGGATATAATCGAAACAATGTCCCAAATGCCACGAATGATCGTGATGTTTCCCTTCTTTCATCTCCATCTGCGACCCACTAGTCCCATTGTTTGCGACTTTCTCAGCCAAATCGTTGTATGCGTCCATGATGCTGCGGAGACAGTGAAGTTGATGCGCCATGGAAGTGTCAACGAGGTTGTACCCGCCGGGCTCGAATGTGGGAGGAGCGAGGTCTGGGTAGCGTTTGGGGGTGTAGTCTGCTATGTTGAGGAGGCCGAAGCCATCGGGGGCGAAAGTGCGCCAGAAAGCGTCGGTGGCGGCTTTTTGGTCTGGGTGGCCGATGCTGGCGGTGGCTTCTTTTGATGGGTGGAAGAGTTGGACTCGTTGCTTGAAGCGTGGTGCGAGGCCGTTGACGTCGCCGGTGTGTTGGTATTTGTCGCCTCGAAGGAGCTGTGTAACGAGAACGATGACTGTGATGCTGAGGATGAGGTTCAAGATCCAAGGAAAGCCTTTCTTCCAAGGACGTTCGCTCGAGTGTTTCTGTCCGCGGTAAGGCTGTTCAGATCCTGCTTCAGTCTCTTGAAGCAGTCGCTCTGAATCTTGCGGTTTGTGCGCCGCCATTGTGTGCGGCGAGCGCTGTCCTGGTGATTCAAGAGAATGTCATACAGAAATGACGTTGGCAGATCGAGTTGGTGCGATCAAGCATCAACCAGAAGTAACTTACCTGTTTCGTCAGCTCTTGTGCGCTGTGCCTACAAAATGGAGTTCTTTGATGAGATTTTGACGATCTCGACTTGGAATTGAAAGAAGTTGAATTTGCTTCGAATGAAGCCTATTGACATCCACTTTCGGCAACGTCGCGTCTCAGGCGCGTTTGCGCCGCACAAGCGCGGACCTGATTGATTTCTGCGCAGCGCTGCTTCTTAGTCCTGTTTTGCCGCAGCGTACAGACGCCACTATTCATCGTCTTCCGTGTACTTCGTGGAAAACTTGACCAACGAGCTAAAATCTTCCCATCCAAGCACTCGGCTCTTGCCCTTAACCTTCTCGACCTCTCCGGCATCCATACCGGCTTCGTAGTCGATGAGCCAACTTTGTGGCCGCAGACTGAAGTGTCCTTTTTCACGAACCAACTGAGTTCGTTCAGGCTTCTTCTTTGACAGCGTGTTAAGCTCTTTCGATCTTGTAGGCggctcgatcttcttctgacCTTGTTCAACCAATGCATCCGCCCGGTTTTCACGATGCTCAAGTACGTCAACATCGATCGTGTCCAACGCGACGATGCGGTACACATGAATGGGGCGCTCCTGGCCAAATCTTCGAACACGACCAATTGCCTGCGCCATCGTCGAATCGTACTTGTACTGGGTACGCTGCAAAAGTGGACTCAAGAATATGACATGATTCGCGTTCTGTAAATTTGAACCCGCTGCCGTCTCGTCTGCTGCATTCAGCACAATCACAGTCTTCTTGTCTTTGGTATTTGCGCAGTCCCTGAAAGCTTTGAGCTGGCTGCCAGCGTCATTGGCACTGTGAACAACAATACGAGAAATGCCGCAGTGCTTCAGCGCAGTATCGACTTGCTGAAGTTGCTGCTCGAATTGTACGAACAAGATGGCTTGCTCGGCCTTGCCTTGGATCTCTTTTAGGAGCACGATAGCTGCCTCGAGCTTTGCCCCATATGCAGAAGGCTTCGTGCGCTTGAGGTTGCCGATTTTGCTTGTCCAAAGCAAATGATGCGCCTGCACTGGATTGGAGCATCCTACAGCAAGACAATTTGTTGCAGCATGATGCTTGTTCCGCTCGTGACAGGCTTCGCAAATCAGATGGCCGCACACCGCGGAGAGAGCATATTGTGATGGCTGTCTCTTTTCGCATGCCGAGTTCTCGCATCGATTAGCACTAACTTGCTCTCGAGCATCGTCCTGGAGCTGCTTTGCCGCCGCCAGGTAACGTAATGATCGACGTTCCATTAGCAGTCTTGTGCATAACGTCGAAAGCTTGTGCGTAACtgcatcttcttcagcccctttgccatccttcttcttgtgtgCTCTGACTGAAGCAGCGTTGATCAGCTCAACGACTTCAGACACTGTCGAGCTATCCGGCAGACCCCCTTCATCAAGCATCTGAGTGTACCATTTCTGGTACCGCTCAGCTTCCTTATCGCGAGCGTGGTGGGCAACAGTCTGTATCTCATCGCGAAGTGTGGCGATGTGCCTGCTGCATGAGTCCATCAGATCGTCCAGTATGGAACAGTCTCCAGGCTCAGATGTCTGATCGAcgaatgctgctgctttcgacAATGCTTCCTCGGCTGTGATTGATGTAGAAACAGCCTCGTTCAATCGCCTGTTCCGGTCGGTCGCTTTTGACTTTCCAGTCGCCTTAATACGCATTTGAAGCGTATTCAGATGCTGCGAGAGCTCAGTATACAGCAAGCGGTGTTCTACATCCAATTCTACAGGCACAAGATGGTCGCCATACTCCATCTTGCCGAAGTCGCCAATGTTTTGGCGGGCGAAGGTAGCCAGGAAGCGTTGGTGTAAAGCATGAATGCTCCGGTACTTCGTCGATGACGGTAGCTGTCGCCACATCGAGTCAAACTGCTCGAAACTGGACATGTCCTTCTGCAGTGCTTGACGGCTGGAATTTTTCATTACGGCGGCGTCCATTGAACCCATAGGGAGATCCAGTCCAAGCAGCTGCGCCATCTGCGCGACCTGGTAGAAGTCCTCAATGGCCGGCGTTCCCGAAAGGCCCCAGCGTTTGTCCGCCTTCAATGCGGAGGTCGCTGCATAAACCTTCGGTGTGTAGTCGTGGAATTCGTCCACGATCAATCTGTTGAAAAAGAACATCTCGAAGAGTGGCTGATCAACACTGCTGACGTCGATAGTCCTAGGAGCGGCTTGCTGTGTGACTTGAGTAGCTGTgagtttcttcttcttgttgtccACATAGTCTTGGCCCCGATGTCTCCTCGAGGGGACCGCGGCTTGGAACTCGTCACTCGACACGTTCTCGTCATACCTGCATTTGATGTGGGTCCTCAACCGCGAAAGACCACCGCGCGCGAGGATGGCCAAATGCTCTGGAATCTGACGAAGAGCATGTGCTCGCCATTCGGTAAGGGCACGGCCCTTGGTTGCCACAGGCCCAGGGACAGCCGCAAACGATGCTATGCGGTCTATGTAAGCTTCATGTGTGAGCACATCACGATTGACCACAATGATCTTCGCCTCCTGGAACTTTTGGATAGTGTATCTCGCAAGCTGCGCAGCTGCCGGAATGGCAATAACTCCCGTCAAGCTTCCGATCTTGTCGCGAATCTCGTCCACCCATTGTTGCACTAAGGAAGCTGGGTATACAATCAGTGTCGCCGCTGTGGTTTTCAGACCTTTCGGTGCCCGTGTCTCAAGATCAGCGATGGTCTCCTTTCGCATCTTCGACTGCGATTGGATAAGAGCAAGGCTCGTAATCGTCTTGCCAAACCCAGGGTGATCCGCACATATGCCGCCACGGACAGTGACGTCTCCACGTGCTTGCACTTGGGCAAGCCATCCAGTCTCCGAACGAAACTCCTCCGATTCTTCCACTGCGAAGGGTATCCCGTGCTCTTGCCGGATCATCCAAGCCAGtgactgctgctgttgatggaATAAGTCAATCGAAAGCTCGGCATTGCCATCAAAAGCTGTGGTATCCTCGTTCGAGCTGAGATGAAACTTCTTGAACACAAAAGGAGTGCAGTCAGGGCGATGAATGAGACGCCACGAGAGTTGGACGTTCTCAGCGTCGACAGGCAGGCGGGCCGCAGCTCGGTGTGCCAGAGTCATCATGTTGACGCTGAGACTGAGCTTGAAGCCTGTCTCGCCGTTGTAGGTAACAGCAAGCATTACTGGGTCAGGTCGCGTTTTCATAGCTTGCTCATATTCAGCAGCACTTGGCACGTCCTCGTACGGGCTCACCTCCCCTCCACTTTGCATTGCCCACCTCACCTTCGGCCGACTTGGTGCACATCGCTCACATTGACGAGTGGAGGCGAAGATTGGTCGCCACGAGTCGCTTGGAAAGCATCGGCCCATCGCTTCCAGGACCCACTGGTGCTGAGAGAGGAATTGCGATCGAGCTGCAGCCGAAGCAAGGTCTGTGTCGCTGATCGATGAGTTTGCTTGAATTGCACGAAGTAGCTGCACAGCTTGTGTACAGTCTGCGTGCCCTATGCTTGTCTCAGGGTTTTTCAAACGGAATATCTCAAGGCTGCTGCCTGTCGCCGAAAGATGACATTGTGGTTTGACCTCAAAAGAGTCACGTACGACGAGCGTCGGAGCACTGCGTTTCCTGTCTGGCCGGCTCCATGGTCTCCAAGTGGCAGCGATGCGTGCGACAATCAGTCGCTGCTCGTGGTAGTCAATGTGCTCAATGTTCCGTGCGAAAACGAAGCTGTCCTGGTCTGTATTGCCTGTACGAGTGGGGTCAAGAAAAAGAAACAGCGGCTCCTGTGGGTTATAGTTGTCGGACCCCTCGATCTGCTTGAACAGACTGTCGGAAGCTTTTCCACAACGGGGAAGTTACTGGTATTTGCCGTTCACGACAGATAGACTGTCATCTTGGACGCGGATTTCCAGGTATTCCGGAACAGTATGACCAGCAAAGTCCAACATGCCGTTGCGAGCCCACCAAGAAGCTTTCCTGCTGCCCGACTCCTTGATGTCCAGATCGACGTGCCTCACTTCGGGAATGCGTATCGACCACTCGTCGCCGAAGAAGTTGGTCACAATCTTACCAATAGCGATTGGAGCTTCCAGTTCAGTGCGCCGTGGACTATCGTAGCTCAAGTCCTTTGGGATATCCGCAAACAGCCGCCATTCTGCCAGGTCGCCGTTGAGCACGAGATCAAGATGCCCGCAGTTGCCCGTATAGGTCGCAGTCCAGCAGTGAGTTTGTCTGAAAGATTGAAAATGGAATTGATGGCCGATAGCGTCAACCTTCTCTCTGTAATGGGCTTCCGGTACGATATGATGCCATGCATCCTCGAACGAGAAGTTCAAGCTCAGGGGCAGTGTCTGATTGAGGAAGGCTTCGAAGTCGCTCGCAGTAATCCTGTTTTTGGACAGCATAGGATCTTGCCTGTACTGATGCTCGGGATTTCCGGCACAAGTTAAGCATGCCGTGTGACCACAGCAGATGCATTTTTGTATGGGTTTGGCGGAGAGCTTTCCAGCAGCTTCGCAGATGCAGCGTCGCGTAGCCTGCTTTGACTTTAGCAGAAGCTGCGTAACGTCTATGCTAGCAGTTGCGTTGCTTCGCGGCACGctttccatcttcgccgTGAGCACAGCCACGTTtgtcttctgcagctgcaaagTCGCGTCTTTGATCAATTTTTCAGGTCTCTGGATCGCGCGATGGCCAGCGATCAGCGCGGCCAAGATAGCAGGTCCAACTACAGTCGTTGACATTGCATTGCCTGCGAGGTCTTGGATGTTCGCAGGAAGCTCGGTAGTAAAAGAGATCTTGTCCAGTGGTAAGCCCTGCAGCCTGAGCATCTCTTCAGGAGTGAGCACACGACCAGCATCCGAAAGGAAAGGGATCATCGTCGGCGTAATACAGCCAATGATGCCGAATGCGCCGCTATCTTTCTGGAAATCCACATTTTGCGAGACGTCCCAGATTCTTGTCTTGTATCGCGCATCGTAGAACCCATGTGAGGGCAGTGCTTTCCGCAACACAGAAATATCTAGCAGATCCCACACTCGCTCTACCATGCGAGCGTACCAAGCAGGATCGCCACCTTCTGGCACGATTAGAGAGCCACTTTCGGACCAATGTGTAATCGGTCGCTCGTTGCCAAGGCGCAGGTCGTGGCGTAGCTGGGTATGCCGTAATTCGCATCTCGTCCAGTCGACTTCGCGTGTTCGCTGCTCATCCTCTTTGGCTTGTCGTTGCTTTGCAGCTAAGCTAGTGGGCAGCAGAAATGAGGATGCGGGCGAACTTGCGGGGCGGCGAAAGTCTGCCATCAGATCGGTCCACCGCTTTCCAGCGCCGGAAAGGGAGGCTCCTTCGTGTTTATCAAAGCAGACCATGTACCCTCGTTGTCGTGTCTGTGGCAGATAGTACCCTTTGGTATCGACTAGTACTCCACCGGTTTCGTACCCGATCTTTTGATAATCTTCTAGCATTCTATCCCACGGCGCAGTCAGGACATTCTCTAGAAGGACGATCGACGGCCGGAATGCCGTACAATAGGCCAGCACGGCTGTGTATGTGTCACCGGACTCGCCGCCCTGGTCAACGGACTTCTGGTGACTATTCAGACGAGAATAGTCCACACAAGAAGTACCTGCGATAAGAAGATCGACATTTCTCGGAATAGGCACCTTGCTGCCATAGGCGGTCGTCGCGCTGGGGATCTCGTCGTTGACAGCGCTAGTCATTTCGGTAATGTCTCGAAATATAATAGGCGGGCGAAAGTTGCGCTCGATGTACGCTTGCTTGAACGGTACTATTTCCGCTGAGAAGAGGTGTTCGATCTCCAGCTTTGATGACCCTAGGCACTGTTGGAAAAGCTCGAGGGCTAGCAAAGGGCTTTCTGTGCCAGAGCACATGGTAGCAACTCTCAGTGAGCCAGGCAGGTCGTCCAGAGCTTGTGACAACCCCAGAGGAAGAGCCTTGCCAACAATGTCATCGAATATTTCGCGTGTGTCTGAAAGAGGTGGCAGACTGGGCAACAGACCAGTACCCTGTCCATGCTGAGGACGTGAGAGGTTCACCATATTCTGAGCTCTTTTGCGGCCTTGACCACCAGCTTTCGCCTTGCCTTTCGCTGCATTAGACGCGGCGCGTGGGACGCtctgcttcgccttctttgggACCTTCTTGACTTGAGGCTCGTCCTCCGCGGTATGCTCTGAGTCGCTGCTCTCCGCAGGCAgcccatcatcctcgcttACAACTTCGCTGCCACTTGAGCTATTCGCTTCGAAGTCTGAATCGTCCGCTTTCTCCACCGGTGCCTTGCGTTTTTGCTTCGCTCTTCGGATCCCAGGCGTAGAACCCGTAGTCTGCGAGATATTGAGTTCATCCTCGCTGTGACTATCGTGCTGCTGCATGATCAGACTGAATGCATTTCGCGCAGAGTGCCGCGCAGGTTTATCCTTCGAACGTGGCAGATCAGGGGCAGAATGATGCGAGACACCCGATCGAGGTGCGGATGCAGACGTGGTGGCCGaggtcttcttcacctcgACGTGATGCGCAGACTCATTGGAAAGTTTCGAGAGATAGTCGCGAATGCTTCCAGACTCTGCGATAGGTGTCTTGGTCTTGATCTGCTTCTTGGACGGTGCTGAAGCCGGCTCTTGCTTCAGAGGTTTGTTTGCAGGTCGCCAGGCAACTCCGCCTTTCACCCAGGCTTTTGGTtgcttgagcttctcttgGTATTCCTTTGAGCTCAGCTCTCGAAATACTTCACGCGGCGCCGCAGAAGACGTCTTCGATTTCGGCGGTGATGGATAAGCATTCTCATCATCACTGGTGAGGTACATCACCCTCTTCGAGTGGGAgcgcttttgcttcttgcGCGGAGCCACGTGGATGGtgtcgccatcgtcatcacTGCCAGTGAGGTCAATGACCGCTGCGGTCTTCCTCTTGAATCGGCTCATTGTAAGTGATGTTATGAGCTGTTGTCGCGTGGATGTCGAAGTTCAACAAGATCAGCTATCGGTCCCTCATATTGTATGTCGTGAAGAACGCTGGATTCCAATGTTGTACCGCCAAAGTTGTTGTAAAGTTGCATGTCGTTCGCATTGGAAGACGCGACACGCGACGCGGACCCTTGTCGCGCCTGCCAATCTTGCCCCTGCAACTTCATGGCCGGAGAGTGCATCCGGCGAACTCAAAATCAGCCACAACAACATCTGCAGACGTGGCAGCAACACTTCAATCCCATAGCACGGTATGCGGCCAGAAAGGCCTCATGGCGCCGTCGAATATGCAAAGTAGGTTGTCGTGTGTTCTCAGGAGAGGTTTCAAGCTGAGGCGGAACCTTACATCCTTGCTCAATACATCTAGGCCAAGCACCTGCCGGCGAAAGGAACATTCGTCGCAGCCTCAGGTCTTCAGGTTGTCTCAACTGAGCGATGCGAGGTCAGTAGGTATCAAGATACTGGCTGGACAGTGAGCGAGATCATTTATCATGTCAGCGAAAGAAAGAACAAAAATTCTGGCTCTTCAGAAGCACCTCAAATTGATTGATCTAGACAAACGCGGCTGGACCCTATGCACAGTCAAAATGCATTTGGATCTCTGGAGACAAATTGAAGACTGCTGGAAGCCACAGCTGGAACGCAAAGTCGAAAATACCTTCGAAGTCGTCCGTACATCTTCCAAGGCAGAGCGACATCGCATTCGGCACGAGGAATTCCTCAAGCTCTGCTGATCGGATGAGAGCACTCCCGAGCCATATAGCATTTCATCTGGTGAATGGACTCAGCATATGCACTCCGTCAGCAGTCGTAACCTTGCTCGTTGTCCTGGGTTTCGCTGCCAGCGGATCAACAGTGAGTAGGACTGTAGGAGAAGGTCACAAGATTGAACGCGAGTTGTTTCCAGCAGGAACTGCTACGATGTCCCATTCTCGATTTTTGCTCACTTTTGGCATACTATCTCGCAACGCATACCGCATGGCTCGTATTTTGCCATGGGGTCTATGAAGCAAACTCGCTCCAGCTTTCACAGTTAGTCAAAGATAGCACTCTCCGCGCAGGCCTCTGCTTTCCACAGATACGGACTCTTGGATAGAAAACAAGAATGAATGGTGAGAAGAGTTGAGAGTTTCAATCATATGTAGTAGGGCGTAAGAAAAGCAGG
Encoded proteins:
- a CDS encoding uncharacterized protein (antiSMASH:Cluster_3), which encodes MAAHKPQDSERLLQETEAGSEQPYRGQKHSSERPWKKGFPWILNLILSITVIVLVTQLLRGDKYQHTGDVNGLAPRFKQRVQLFHPSKEATASIGHPDQKAATDAFWRTFAPDGFGLLNIADYTPKRYPDLAPPTFEPGGYNLVDTSMAHQLHCLRSIMDAYNDLAEKVANNGTSGSQMEMKEGKHHDHSWHLGHCFDYIRQGIMCCGDTALEGAATTFPDGIKGSDGWNAKHVCKDYEEVKGWIVGMEPK
- a CDS encoding uncharacterized protein (antiSMASH:Cluster_3), with product MLAVTYNGETGFKLSLSVNMMTLAHRAAARLPVDAENVQLSWRLIHRPDCTPFVFKKFHLSSNEDTTAFDGNAELSIDLFHQQQQSLAWMIRQEHGIPFAVEESEEFRSETGWLAQVQARGDVTVRGGICADHPGFGKTITSLALIQSQSKMRKETIADLETRAPKGLKTTAATLIVYPASLVQQWVDEIRDKIGSLTGVIAIPAAAQLARYTIQKFQEAKIIVVNRDVLTHEAYIDRIASFAAVPGPVATKGRALTEWRAHALRQIPEHLAILARGGLSRLRTHIKCRYDENVSSDEFQAAVPSRRHRGQDYVDNKKKKLTATQVTQQAAPRTIDVSSVDQPLFEMFFFNRLIVDEFHDYTPKVYAATSALKADKRWGLSGTPAIEDFYQVAQMAQLLGLDLPMGSMDAAVMKNSSRQALQKDMSSFEQFDSMWRQLPSSTKYRSIHALHQRFLATFARQNIGDFGKMEYGDHLVPVELDVEHRLLYTELSQHLNTLQMRIKATGKSKATDRNRRLNEAVSTSITAEEALSKAAAFVDQTSEPGDCSILDDLMDSCSRHIATLRDEIQTVAHHARDKEAERYQKWYTQMLDEGGLPDSSTVSEVVELINAASVRAHKKKDGKGAEEDAVTHKLSTLCTRLLMERRSLRYLAAAKQLQDDAREQVSANRCENSACEKRQPSQYALSAVCGHLICEACHERNKHHAATNCLAVGCSNPVQAHHLLWTSKIGNLKRTKPSAYGAKLEAAIVLLKEIQGKAEQAILFVQFEQQLQQVDTALKHCGISRIVVHSANDAGSQLKAFRDCANTKDKKTVIVLNAADETAAGSNLQNANHVIFLSPLLQRTQYKYDSTMAQAIGRVRRFGQERPIHVYRIVALDTIDVDVLEHRENRADALVEQGQKKIEPPTRSKELNTLSKKKPERTQLVREKGHFSLRPQSWLIDYEAGMDAGEVEKVKGKSRVLGWEDFSSLVKFSTKYTEDDE
- a CDS encoding uncharacterized protein (antiSMASH:Cluster_3), which gives rise to MSRFKRKTAAVIDLTGSDDDGDTIHVAPRKKQKRSHSKRVMYLTSDDENAYPSPPKSKTSSAAPREVFRELSSKEYQEKLKQPKAWVKGGVAWRPANKPLKQEPASAPSKKQIKTKTPIAESGSIRDYLSKLSNESAHHVEVKKTSATTSASAPRSGVSHHSAPDLPRSKDKPARHSARNAFSLIMQQHDSHSEDELNISQTTGSTPGIRRAKQKRKAPVEKADDSDFEANSSSGSEVVSEDDGLPAESSDSEHTAEDEPQVKKVPKKAKQSVPRAASNAAKGKAKAGGQGRKRAQNMVNLSRPQHGQGTGLLPSLPPLSDTREIFDDIVGKALPLGLSQALDDLPGSLRVATMCSGTESPLLALELFQQCLGSSKLEIEHLFSAEIVPFKQAYIERNFRPPIIFRDITEMTSAVNDEIPSATTAYGSKVPIPRNVDLLIAGTSCVDYSRLNSHQKSVDQGGESGDTYTAVLAYCTAFRPSIVLLENVLTAPWDRMLEDYQKIGYETGGVLVDTKGYYLPQTRQRGYMVCFDKHEGASLSGAGKRWTDLMADFRRPASSPASSFLLPTSLAAKQRQAKEDEQRTREVDWTRCELRHTQLRHDLRLGNERPITHWSESGSLIVPEGGDPAWYARMVERVWDLLDISVLRKALPSHGFYDARYKTRIWDVSQNVDFQKDSGAFGIIGCITPTMIPFLSDAGRVLTPEEMLRLQGLPLDKISFTTELPANIQDLAGNAMSTTVVGPAILAALIAGHRAIQRPEKLIKDATLQLQKTNVAVLTAKMESVPRSNATASIDVTQLLLKSKQATRRCICEAAGKLSAKPIQKCICCGHTACLTCAGNPEHQYRQDPMLSKNRITASDFEAFLNQTLPLSLNFSFEDAWHHIVPEAHYREKVDAIGHQFHFQSFRQTHCWTATYTGNCGHLDLVLNGDLAEWRLFADIPKDLSYDSPRRTELEAPIAIGKIVTNFFGDEWSIRIPEVRHVDLDIKESGSRKASWWARNGMLDFAGHTVPEYLEIRVQDDSLSVVNGKYQ